A DNA window from Streptomyces sp. 71268 contains the following coding sequences:
- a CDS encoding SH3 domain-containing protein → MATEENDASRHEAAGVATAAATVGGGGAAGGVVAAGEATYPVAPGYRVNVRSGPTTTSPVVRVLAYDARVRIRCQRRGQSVNGPYGTSSIWDSIAPGEYVSDAYVRTGSDGYVAPSCG, encoded by the coding sequence ATGGCCACGGAAGAGAACGACGCGTCGCGGCACGAGGCCGCGGGGGTGGCGACGGCGGCCGCGACCGTCGGCGGCGGTGGCGCGGCCGGCGGGGTCGTCGCCGCCGGTGAGGCCACGTACCCGGTCGCGCCCGGCTACCGGGTCAACGTCCGCAGCGGCCCGACCACCACCAGCCCGGTGGTACGGGTGCTGGCCTACGACGCGCGGGTCCGCATCCGCTGCCAGCGCCGGGGCCAGTCCGTCAACGGCCCGTACGGCACGTCCAGCATCTGGGACAGCATCGCGCCGGGCGAGTACGTCTCGGACGCGTACGTGCGCACCGGCAGCGACGGGTACGTCGCTCCGTCCTGCGGCTGA
- a CDS encoding PQQ-binding-like beta-propeller repeat protein, producing the protein MADGASPRGGGAVGAAGSADRTVGTGRAGSEGAAGGAAGGAEAGGGAGRAGGLLRWPRGRWPRRVLGSLASLTALGLGCGAFLLFGPDDGVRTSGPVGRGVRAAALPDGWRPWEVALHPSGVTPKAGPAGSAGLGEVFDPQCVARGTRLFCGGMGFPTVRLDARSGRLDWRTDALSDPAEMASGSQPIGVRGGLVLVHDSPSEGSTRLVALDAESGAEVWSREVSDSAEAAIAGDLVLDSAPGDGAITARHTATGEVRWSYPVPPGQECSPAGHAGLPYALCWAEDGESDTTLVRRLDRASGAPTELARLRNVDEPLGTDGRDLLFLRYQERDGAPYQSLVRLDAVTGKPREVRMPRLALGHGSLAGGRLFFVQSSGRVTAVDPRSGRTLWSSMSDVERLGLPSVSTREHTVYLCNGSGRVLALDLRDGGERWQTGPRSADSGFGMSMETSAVLRVDGALVASASDGTLFSVDPNSPDPGR; encoded by the coding sequence GTGGCGGACGGCGCGTCGCCGCGCGGCGGTGGGGCGGTCGGGGCGGCAGGCAGCGCGGACCGGACGGTCGGCACGGGCCGGGCCGGCAGCGAGGGGGCGGCGGGTGGCGCGGCCGGGGGCGCGGAGGCGGGTGGCGGTGCCGGGCGCGCCGGTGGGCTGTTGCGTTGGCCCCGGGGGCGCTGGCCACGGCGGGTCCTCGGGTCCCTCGCGTCGCTGACGGCGCTGGGCCTCGGCTGCGGGGCGTTCCTGCTGTTCGGGCCCGACGACGGCGTGCGCACCAGCGGCCCGGTGGGCCGTGGGGTGCGGGCCGCGGCGCTGCCGGACGGCTGGCGGCCGTGGGAGGTGGCGCTGCACCCGAGCGGGGTCACGCCGAAGGCGGGCCCGGCCGGCTCCGCCGGGCTCGGCGAGGTCTTCGACCCCCAGTGCGTCGCGCGCGGGACCCGGCTGTTCTGCGGCGGCATGGGCTTCCCCACGGTCCGGCTCGACGCCCGCTCGGGGCGGCTCGACTGGCGCACCGACGCGCTGAGCGACCCGGCGGAGATGGCGAGCGGCAGTCAGCCGATCGGCGTGCGCGGCGGGCTGGTCTTGGTGCACGACTCGCCGAGCGAGGGGAGCACGCGGCTGGTCGCGCTCGACGCGGAGAGCGGCGCGGAGGTGTGGTCGCGGGAGGTGAGCGACTCCGCCGAGGCGGCGATAGCCGGCGACCTCGTGCTCGACAGCGCCCCGGGGGACGGCGCCATCACCGCCCGCCACACGGCCACCGGCGAGGTGCGCTGGTCCTACCCCGTACCGCCCGGGCAGGAGTGCTCGCCGGCCGGGCACGCGGGTCTGCCGTACGCGTTGTGCTGGGCGGAGGACGGAGAGAGCGACACGACGCTGGTGCGCCGGCTGGACCGGGCGAGCGGGGCGCCCACCGAACTCGCCCGCCTGCGCAACGTGGACGAACCGCTCGGCACCGACGGCCGCGACCTGCTGTTCCTGCGCTACCAGGAGCGCGACGGCGCCCCGTACCAGAGCCTGGTGCGACTCGACGCGGTCACCGGGAAGCCGCGCGAGGTGCGGATGCCGCGCCTGGCGCTGGGGCACGGTTCGCTCGCCGGCGGACGGCTGTTCTTCGTGCAGAGCAGCGGCCGGGTCACGGCGGTCGACCCGCGCAGCGGCCGGACGCTGTGGAGCAGCATGTCGGACGTGGAGCGGCTGGGCCTGCCTTCGGTGTCGACCCGCGAGCACACGGTCTACCTGTGCAACGGCAGCGGTCGCGTCCTCGCGCTCGACCTGCGCGACGGCGGCGAGCGCTGGCAGACCGGGCCGCGCAGCGCCGACAGCGGCTTCGGCATGTCGATGGAGACCAGCGCGGTGTTGCGGGTGGACGGGGCGCTGGTGGCCTCGGCCTCGGACGGCACGCTGTTCTCGGTCGACCCCAACTCCCCTGACCCGGGCCGCTGA
- a CDS encoding nuclear transport factor 2 family protein gives MTTKTNTANHAASTDAIPTSADASPASTAAPASTGTAPASAPAAAERAAETERTRAVVAEYLRRVADPEQGPEEIAATYAEEVDWQIAPNPAVPWIRPRSTRADVVGHWVELAAHTVPEAGGATIDAFLVDGADAVLTGHLHGTVRATGKSFHSPFALRLTVANGEIVRHHIYEDSLGIAAACTPDRAEPTA, from the coding sequence ATGACGACGAAGACGAACACCGCGAACCACGCCGCCAGCACCGACGCCATCCCCACCAGCGCCGACGCCTCCCCCGCCAGCACCGCTGCCCCCGCCAGCACCGGTACCGCTCCCGCCAGCGCGCCCGCCGCCGCCGAAAGGGCCGCGGAGACGGAGCGGACGCGGGCCGTCGTGGCGGAGTACCTGCGCCGGGTGGCCGACCCCGAGCAGGGGCCGGAGGAGATCGCCGCCACGTACGCGGAGGAGGTGGACTGGCAGATCGCCCCGAACCCGGCCGTGCCGTGGATTCGGCCGCGTTCCACGCGCGCCGACGTCGTCGGGCACTGGGTCGAGTTGGCGGCGCACACGGTGCCGGAGGCGGGCGGCGCGACGATCGACGCGTTCCTGGTCGACGGCGCGGACGCGGTCCTCACCGGCCACCTGCACGGCACGGTGCGGGCCACCGGGAAGTCGTTCCACTCGCCGTTCGCGCTGCGGCTGACCGTCGCGAACGGGGAGATCGTCCGGCACCACATCTACGAGGACAGCCTGGGCATCGCCGCCGCGTGCACCCCGGACCGGGCCGAGCCCACCGCGTAG